A stretch of the Cervus canadensis isolate Bull #8, Minnesota chromosome 16, ASM1932006v1, whole genome shotgun sequence genome encodes the following:
- the GDNF gene encoding glial cell line-derived neurotrophic factor isoform X4 produces the protein MPEDYPDQFDDVMDFIQATIRRLKRSPDKQMAVLPRRERHRQAAATSPENARGKGRRGQRGRNRGCVLTAVHLNVTDLGLGYETKEELIFRYCSGSCDAAETMYDKILKNLSKSRRLVSDKVGQACCRPIAFDDDLSFLDDNLVYHILRKHSAKRCGCI, from the coding sequence ATGCCAGAGGACTACCCTGATCAGTTTGATGATGTCATGGATTTTATTCAAGCTACCATTAGAAGACTGAAGAGGTCACCAGATAAACAAATGGCCGTGCTTCCTCGGAGAGAGCGGCACCGGCAGGCGGCAGCCACCAGCCCGGAGAATGCCAGAGGGAAAGGCCGGCGCGGCCAGAGGGGCCGAAATCGGGGCTGCGTGCTCACCGCCGTGCATCTGAACGTCACTGACTTGGGTTTGGGCTACGAAACCAAGGAGGAACTCATTTTCAGGTACTGCAGCGGCTCCTGCGATGCAGCCGAAACAATGTacgacaaaatattaaaaaacttatCCAAAAGTAGAAGGCTGGTGAGTGACAAAGTCGGGCAGGCATGTTGCAGACCCATCGCCTTTGATGACGACCTGTCCTTTTTAGATGATAACCTGGTTTACCATATTCTAAGAAAGCATTCCGCTAAAAGGTGTGGATGTATCTGA